The sequence GACACGGACCCGCAACTCACGGATCGGCAGGATTTTCAGAGACGGGTGCAAAAAGCAATGGGACAGGTGGGATGATCCTTAAAGAACCAATGATCAGAGCGAGGGCATCCCTGTACTCTCGTTCCAAGTAACTTTTTTATTCACAGTTATTCCCCGTAGGCGACAATTTTACCCCGGAAAACAATGTAATTGTAAATGTTATAACCCAAAACAATCGGAATCAAAAACCCCACAAACGTCAACATAAACACCAAGGAACTAGGAGCCGCCGCCGCTTGATAGATCGTTACACTGGGGGGAATAATGTTAGGAAAAATCAGAAATCCTAACCCAATAAACGACAGGGAAAAGATTAAAAACGTATAGATAATCGGAGCATTTTCCTGCCGCAGTTTCAGGCTTCGTAATAAAGCCACAATCAACGTCAAACCCAGCACCGGAATCGCCGCAAAAACATACACCAAAGGCGGGCTAAACAGTAAATCCCGGGCATGGTCCCAGAGAATTGGCGTGGTGACAGTAATAAAAACTGCCCCAGCTAAAGTCGTCCACGTCGCAATCGTTGCCGTGCGGTAATGGGTCTTCTGCAATTCCCCCGTCGTTTTCAAAATTAAATAGGTAGAACCAATTAACACATAACCCTGAATTAAGGTTAATGCCACCACCACCGAATGCCAGGTCAACCAATCCCAAATACCCCCCGCAAAGTGACCCAATTCATCCACCTTAATCCCTTCAAAAACCGTCCCCAAAGCAAATCCCTGCCCCAGAGCGGCCAAAAAACTCCCAGCACCAAACGTGAGATTCCAAATGGTTTTGTTCTCCGCATTTTCCCGGAATTCAAACGAAACCGCCCGCAAAATCAATCCCACCACCATCAACACTAGGGGTAAATAAAGGGCATTCAAAATCGTAGCGTAGGCTAATGGAAACGCCCCAAATAAAGAACCGCCCATCAGCACCAACCAGGTTTCATTTGCGTCCCACACATTCCCTAAACTGGTCATCAAAATACTGCGACGTTCTTCCCCCCCAGCAGTCAAAGAGAGAATCCCTACCCCTAGGTCAAATCCATCCAGCAAGACATACAAAAACAGGAAAAGGCCGAGGATAAAAAACCAGACTTGGGGCAGAAAATGTTGCAGGGGTTCTAACGGTTGCATACAAACTCCTTCGTGCAGGTAATAGGCAGATCAAATACTAGGATTGGCTCGCTTCCACAGGCCGCTGATCCGGGATATGCTGAGCCGGTTCCGTAACCAGGGTGGGTTGTACCACAGTGCGGGGCGCAGGCAGGGTTAAATTGGGACCTTTCGCAATAATTTTCCTACCAAAGTATAGGGTAACCACAAAGAAAACGGCATACATCACCATCAACCCCGATAGGGAGAATAAAATCACTCCTGGGGGTAAATTCGATGCGGATTCCACCGTGCGTAATTCCCCATAAACAATCCAGGGTTGGCGACCCACACATCGCACGATCCAACCGCATTCTACAGCGATATAACCCAAGGGCCCCGCAAACACCCAGGACAGGAGTAACCACTTGTGTTGTTCGATCATTTCTGGAGTTAATTTACCCCGCCACCATTGGAAAACTGTAATGCCCATCAAGGCGGCAAAAAACATCCCAATAGCGATCATAATTCGGAAGGAATAATACACCATCCCCACCATTTTCGGGCGGTCATTGGGTGCCCATTCCTTCAAACCTTGAATAGGGCTATCAAGGGTGGGTTTTAGCTCCAGTAAGTAACTTAGAACCCCGGGAACTTTTAACTCCCAGGTATTTTTTTCTAACTGATTATTAGGCAAGGCCAACACACTCCAATCCGCTGGAGTATTCGCCGGAACCGTTTCCCATAGGGCTTCCATCGCCGCCAACTTTGTCGGTTGGTAATGATAGACCTGCTCCGCACTCAAATGCCCCAGGAAAATTTGCAGGGGAGCGACAGCAATCAAAGCCACCAAGGCTACTTTGAATGAGCGGCCAAAAAATTCTGTCTCCCGTTTTTTGAGCAGATACCAAGCACTGATGCCCCCAATCACAAACAATGCGGTTTCCAGAGTCGCTAAAAACATATGCAGGAAACTGTTGAGCATGAAGGGATTGGCAATGGCTTGGAAGTAATCTTGTACGATGAATTTCCCATTGGCAAAAATGCCACCCGCAGGGGTTTGTAACCAAGAATTTGCTGTCAAAATCCAAAAGGTAGATAGATTGGCACCAATGGCGACCAAAATCGTAGATATAAAATGAATTAAGGGCGGCACCCGCTCCCACCCAAAAACCATAATCCCTAAAAAACTGGCTTCCAACATAAAAGCCATTGTGCCCTCAAATCCTAGCAGGGTTCCTAAAAAATCGCCCACGGATTCGGAAAAGGGTGCCCAATTCAAGCCAAATTGAAAGGCCATCGGTAAGCCACTCGCTACCCCGATCCCAAAATTCAACACATATAGTTTTGTCCAGAAACGAGCATGATGGTAGTAAGTGATATTCCGGGTTTTTAACCAGAGGGCTTCCATAATCACTAGATAAATGGCCATGCCCGTGGTCAAAACCGGCCAAAGCATATGAAAAATGGCAGTTAGGGCAAATTGTAAACGGGAAAGGGTCACCGTATCCGATAGGACATTCAGCATAAATGCTCAGGTGTTCAAGGAACATCCCTGTTATACCAAGTAGATCGTGGGGACATGGGGCAAATTGCAGATTTTCTTTAGGATGTTTGGGAAATAGTTAAGAATTGCTACCCTTCACCCTGGTGTGGTGGTAAGGGATAGGAATAATAATTATGAACAATAATTTGAGGCAAAAATATGTCTGAGAATTAGGGCAAATGTATTTTGGGAATCAATTTTTCGGAGAATTGTGAGTAGGAATACTATCTAAGTGCCCGTTTGATAAACTTCACTGGGTACTCATAATATAGAGGTGCCCTAGAATCTGCTAAGGTAAATTAAAACTATTGGGAGGGCAACGTTTTGAAACTGTTGTGGCTGGTGATGGCAGTGGGGGTCGTCGGATGTACCACGGTTAATAATAGTGCTAACAATAATGCTTCTGAAATTGAAGTGGACTTCACCTGTACGGGCGGTGAGTCCCTAGCGGTACGTTTTTTCCCGAACCAAGAGAAGGCCATGCTGATCCGCAACGGGGAAACTATCGAACTCCAACAGGAACGGGCGGCTTCGGGATTTCGGTACAGCAATAGTAATAAAAGTACTACCATTAGCGGCAAAGGCAAAGACCTCACGGTCACGATTGGGCGCATGACTCCCCTGGAATGTCAAGCCAAGAGTTAAAGACAGCCCCCGGCTCATGGTACATTAGCACTGCTGTTGGGAACTCGCCGATGACTGCGGAAATTATTGCGATTGGTACGGAATTGCTACTCGGAGAAATTACCAATACCAATGCCCAGTTTTTGGCGCAGGAATTGGCCATTTTGGGCATCAGCCATCACTTCCAGACGGTGGTGGGGGACAATATCGAGCGCATCCATCAGGTGTTGGACCAGGCGACCCGGCGTTCCCAATTGATTCTCTGTACGGGTGGGTTGGGGCCGACCCCGGATGACCTGACGACTGAGGCGATTGCCCGTTATTTCCAAACGCCCTTGGTGGAACACCCGGAGATTTTTGCCGACATTCAGGCTAAGTATGCCCACCGGGGGTTACCCACGCCGGAAAATAACCGCAAACAAGCCCTTTTGCCCCAGGGTGCTACGGTTCTTCCCAACCCTAGGGGTACCGCACCGGGGATGATTTGGTCGCCCCGCCCCAACCTGACCTTCCTGACTTTTCCGGGGGTGCCGAGCGAGTTGCAGGCCATGTGGCGGGAAACGGCGGTGCCCTATCTGCGGGCGCAAGGGTGGGTGACGGGGGTGATTGTCAGCCGGAATCTGCGGTTTTGGGGGATTTCCGAGGCGGCGTTGGCGCAAAAGGTGCAGGAGTTTTTTGCCCTGACCAATCCCACGGTGGCTCCCTATGCGGGCAAGGGGGAAACCCGCCTGCGGGTCACGGCTCGGGCGACGGATCGGGAAGCGGCACTGGCGTTGATTGCTCCAGTGGAAGCGCAATTGCGAGCCAGGACGGGGGCGGATTGCTACGGGGCGGATGAGGATTCCCTGGCCAGGGTGGTGGGGCAGGGGTTGCAACGGCGGGGGGAAACCCTGGGGGTGGCCGAATCCTGTACGGGGGGGTTGCTGGGGGCGATGATCACGGCGGTGCCGGGCAGTTCTCGCTATTTCCAGGGCGGGGTGGTGAGCTATGCCAATGCGGTTAAGGAAAAGTTATTGGGTGTGCCAGGGGAATTGTTAGCCAGCCAGGGGGCGGTGAGTGCGGCGGTGGCCCAGGCGATGGCGGTAGGGGTGCGGGAACGGTTGGGGAGTACCTGGGGCGTGAGCATTACGGGGATCGCCGGGCCGGGCGGGGGGAGTGAGGCCAAACCCGTGGGGCTGGTGTACGTGGGGTTAGCCGGGGCAGAGGGGACGGTGACGGCTTGGGAACATCGGTTTAGCCCGGAGCGGGGCCGGGAATGGATTCGCCATTTGAGTGCCTGTCAAGCCCTAGACCACCTGCGCCGCCGCCTGTTGGACGCTGGCTAAAAACCGTTGCACTTGGGTCGGGTGGCCCCCCCAATGGCAGTGAATATAGGAGCCATGCACCTGCGCCTGGGCATAGAGGGGCTGGGGTTCGCCGCCCACCACCTGGGAATAGTGAAATTCATGGCCGGTGAGGGTGTGCCCTTTTTGAACAAAACAGGTATCCTGGGTCGCTACAACTTGCCGATAGCCCAGGGTCAACCGTTGGGTCATGCGGGTCACCAGCGGCAATGCCCCTACCAGGGGCCAAGGGGTGCCATCGGCGGTAATTAAGGTTTCGCCCAAAACCATCAACCCGCCACATTCCGCATAGACCGGCAACCCCCGGCTGATCCGCTGGCGCACGTTCTGTAAAATTTCTTGCCGTTCACTCAAGTGGGCCGCCCACAATTCCGGGTAGCCGCCCCCCAGGATCACCCCCCCCACTTCCGGTGGCAAAGGCCCATCCCGCAGAGGACTCCAGAAGTACAATTCCACCCCGGCGCACCGCAGGAGAGCCAAGTGGTCATCGTAATAAAAACAAAACGCCTCATCCCAGGCGACGGCAATGGTAAGGGGTTGGGGCACCCGCAGGGGCAACCAGGGGGGAACCGGCTGACCCTGAGACTGCACCTGTAATAACGGCCGCAGGACATCCCAGGCAAAACTGCTCTGCCCCAGGGTAGTTAATCCTTGCCGCCATGGGTGCAAATCCCCCCGTTCCGCCGGTGGTATTAAGCCCAGATGCCGTTCCGGGTAGTGCAACTCCGCCTGCCGCCGACATTCCCCCACCACCGGGATGTCCAGTCCAGCCAACGCCGCCCGCAGGAGTTCGCTGTGCCGGTCACCCGCCACCCGATTCAAAATCACCCCCACCACCCGCACCTGGGGGTCAAACCGGGCATACCCATGCACCAAGGCCGCCACCGAACCCGCCAACCGCCCGCAATCCACCACCAACACCACCGGCAACCCCAACAGCTTCGCCACCTCTGCCGTACTATTGGGGCCGTCAAACAACCCCATCACCCCTTCCACCAGGGCGTAGGCCATCCCATGCGTGTAGTAGGCATAACAGTCCCGCACATATGCCGGCGACGTGAGTACCGTATCCAAATTGGGACAGGGCCGCCCCGTCACCCAGCGATGCCACTGCGGGTCAAGGTAATCCGGCCCCACCTTGAAGGATTGCACCCGTTCCCCCCAGTCCACCAGCGTCGCCAGTAAGGCTAAGGTAATAGTCGTTTTGCCAGCCCCACTCCGTTCCCCCGCCAAAATCAGCCCCATGCCTAATCCACCAACACCCTGGGCGGGAGTAACCAGAGCAACTGCCCTGCCCCCACCGGGTCGCCCTGATCCGGCAATTCCACCAGGATGACCCCGGCTTTTTTCAGCGCCAATTTTTCCCGCACCGCTCCCCAGACCAGCCGTTCCGCCCAGTGGCTCAAATCCGGTTGGTGCCCGACCAATGCCACCGCGCCCCCCCCTTGGGTTTGCCATTCCTGCCACCAGGTCAGCCAATCCTGCCAATTTCCCCCCGGTTGGAGCGACTCATGGATCACCGGCGTGGGGCCCAACCCCTGTTCATGGCAAATCACCGCCGTTTGGCTCGCCCGCAGATAGGGACTGGTCAACAACGCCTGCACCTGCACCCCCAACGCCACCAACCTCTGCGCCACCAGGCGGGTTTTTTTGTACCCCTCCTTGGTCAATAGCCGTTGACTATCCGGTTGCTCCGGCTGGGGGTCGTGCGCCAAACCATGACGGATCAAATACAGTTTCATCGCTCCATAGGGCGGACAGATTGGGACTTGGGACAGATAGACAGGTTAAATTAAAGTTACGTCATCCTATGATATAGTGTCCCTAGGGTCTGTAGAATAATTGCAGACAATTTAGGAGCAAACGCAATGGCAGTGCGGGTATTGATTCCCACCCCCCTCCAGAAATTGACCCAGGAGCGGGACATGGTGGAATGCGAAGCGGATTCCGTATCCCAACTGGTCGAGTCCCTTGAGCAGCAATGGCCCGGCATGAAAAATCGTCTCTGTGACGAATCCGGGCAAATTCGCCGCTTTGTGAATGTTTTTGTCAATAGCGAAGATATTCGTTTTCTCCAGGGGCGGGATACCCCCTTGCGGGACGGCGATGAAGTCAGCATTGTCCCCGCCATTGCCGGAGGTTAACCATGGCCGACCCTACCCCAGCACCGGAAACTGCCCCCAAGCCTGCGGCGGAGAAAAAAGCCCCCCCAGCCAAGGCTCCCCCGATTGAAGCCAAGCCCCTCCCCGCCTTTATCGAGGAACATTTTTTCCCGGCTCTGCGCCAAGCCCTGGCGAATATCAATATCTCTGACGTGAGTTTGGTGTGGGTGCCGGAACTCAATCAGGTGCGGGGTTCCTGGGCAGGAGGGCAACACGAATTTATCATCACCTTTACCCAGGGGGATTTGAAGGGCTTAAAAACCTTCGCCTACAGCAGTTACGGCGCCCCCCCCAGCACCCTCGAATCCTTCATGATTGACGAGCGGAAAATTACCCTCGAACTCCTTGTTTTCTACACGGTGCAACGGCTCACGGCTCAAAAGATTTTAGTCTTGAATTAAGGGAACCTCTATTTATTTGAACCAATCATCAATCCCATCGTGGCAATGCCATATTCCCCAGAAACAAGGGCGTTGCGACCGCTAACTTTGAATTGATAGAGGTAGATTACTCAATCCAAACAAAGTTATTATGACTTGTTTTCAGAAGCGGGAATTACCTGGAAGAGGTCTCAGAAAGTAAACCCCAAAACCGAGCTAGAAGTCGTAAAAAAAACCAGAAGAAATTCAAGAATTTATACGAGTCAATCAGCGTGAAATCGAGCCAGAGCAATTAATACTCCTATTTTTAGATGAGTGTCATTTGTGTTGGGGCGATGTTTGTGGTTATGTGTGGGGGTGGTCAGATATTAGGATAGAAATTCCTATCGTAAACGAACGAAATAGACAAACTTATTTTGGAGCTTTAAACTATAGCAGTCCTAAATGAGAATAGAATAGGGGTCGCAGGGGCACCGCCCCCGTCCTTGGTTCTGGGAAATTTCTGTTCACTAATCAAGTAGGATTGCTATATCAGACAAAAGAATTTATCCTCCGGGAATATGATGGTGCGAATGGAGCAAGTACTATCGCCTTTATGAAGTACCTGAGAAGTATAGTCGTTTCGATTTAGAATGCAACACTAACTTGTGCAATAATTACGAACGACTTCATCAATGGTGGTGCCAGGGGGAGCGTACATCCTCAATTTTTTTAATGCGCTAAAGTCATGCTCAATATCATTGAGGTCTGGGGAATAAGTTGGCAAAAATAATACGATATGCCCCGCCGCTTCCACTAATTCTCGAATGCGTTTCTTACGATGAATCGGTGCGTTGTCCAAAATTAACACCGATAGTCTCGTCAATGCTGGTAATAAATGCACCTCTAACCATCGCTCAAAAGTCACCGCATCTAAACTGCCGTCAAATAGCATGGGAGCAATTAAATCCTTGCTATGTTTGCGCCGACCCGCTACGAGATTCTCTCGTTTATACCGCCGTCCCTGACGCTCTCCATAAATCTTTTTTCCCCGTTTAGCCCAACCATAAATCAGACTGACGAACCTCTCAAAGCCCGTCTCATCAATAAATAGCAGACTTTCTATCCCATACTTCTTGATTAATTCTCTCAATGTCCGGTAGTGTAATATTCTATCGGAATGATTTCTTTCTCGATAGCGAAACTGTTTTTTTTCTCGTGATATTTAGCCGCTTCAATTGATAATATATTGAGCTTGGCACTACCCCAAACTCTTGTGCTCTTTGCTGAAGAGTCTTATCGGGGTATTTCTCCACATCTTGATTCAGTCTGGCAATATCGATTTTCCTCTTCCTTCTCACTACTCTCGTGCGCTCCAGATTGGGTCTGTCTAGCCACCGGTACACGGTTGCTCGGTTGATGCCGAAGATTCGCGCCGCTTTCGTGATACTATTCCCGTTCTCAATGAAACTTATCACCTTTTTCCGTAAATCCAGACTGTAACACATCCTGATTCTTCTCCTTAATTCCTACTTCTCTTCTATCTTACACCCTCTTCTCATAAAATGTTGCATTTTTATTAAAAATGACTATAAAAGAATTTCTTGTCTCAGTAAACCAAGGCAAAGCAGAAAATGAGTGGGAGTTGATTTGTACAGTCTTTTAAGTGCTTATGGGATACAGTTGAACCCCACTTGCCGTGAGTCAATTATTCTGAGCCTTGAGAATGATGGAGGCTTTTTATATCCTTTAATTGATAAATAGACTGTATTTTACTTGCACCAAATTGTCCTGAGCAAAGCCCTGTTGAAGATGTGTGGTTACATGGCAAGAATTTTTTGAGAAGTTTTTGGTACCAACTCCAATCTTTTTCCACTGTCAAATGGCTATTTAATTTTGCTTTAAGTCATCAGAAATTTGCTTTCCCTAAAATAGACAAAATAGACAAATACTCACCTCGTTCCATTCTCATTTAGGATTGCCATATTAGGACAACCTTACCCTGTTTGACTATAAAAACCAAAACGGGGCGGTGCCCCTGCGACCCATGTTCTCATAGCGACAGCGTGGCGTAGCCATACTGAGTTAGGATTACTCAAACATCACCATTGGTCCAGTGGGATTGCCGCTCATAAATTGGGTGATGTAGGGGTCATCGGTGGTATCCAATTCCTGGGTGCTTCCCTGCCATTGAATTTTGCCGTTATAGAGCAAAAAAATCCGGTCAGTGGTGCGGCGAATCGTGCTTTCCTGGTGGGTGACGACCACATAGGTAGCGGAATGTTGGACTTCCTTTTGTAAACTCCGCATCAAGTCCTCAATCACCCGGGAAGCCACCGGGTCCAAGCCCGCTGTTGGTTCATCGTACAGCAAAATATCCAGGTCATCCTGTTCAGCGTCCGGGTCCTCAATAATCGCCCGGGCGAGGGCTACCCGCCGCCGCATCCCCCCCGATAATTCCGCTGGATACCGGTCGCCAATGCCTTTTAATCCCACCCGTTCCAAACTCAATTCCACTAAATCCCGCACCCGCTGTGGGGGCAAATGGCTGTGTTCCGAGAGCAAAAAACCCACATTTTCCGCCACCGTCAGGGAATCAAACAGCGCCGAACCCTGAAAAACCATGCCAATATGGGCTTTGCTCACCCCCCCTTCCCCGACCAGCACCTGGGGTTTGCCCTGCACCCAGACTTCCCCCCGATCGGGAGCCAGCAACCCCGCAATCAGGCGCAACGTCGTGGATTTCCCGGCACCGGAAGGTCCAATAATGCCCACCGCTTCCCCCGGATAAATGGCAAAATTTACCCCATCCAGGATCGTTCGCCCACCTAATTGCTTATAAACATCCCGAAATTCAATGATCGGTTGTTGCATTGGTGCGTGAATGGGAGGGCATTGTTACACACTATAATCCCTTAGGGTTCATCCCGCCAAAGGGCAATACCGCCGAGTAAACCCGCCACATTCGGCACTGTTTTCACCTGGGGAGGGAGGTCAAAACTGATATGTTTGGCGTTACCCCCACCCAAGTAAAGATGGTCGTAATGAAACAATTCTTGCCACTGGGCGAGGGCTTTTTCGAGCCGCTGGTTCCATTTGCGTACCCCATCCCGCTTCAGGGCAATATGACCAAGGCATTCTTCGTAGGTGGCGTTTTTGCGAAAGGGATGATGTCCCAATTCCAAATTGGGCACCAAATGCCCCTGGGTAAATAAAGCCGAACCCACCCCCGTCCCCAGGGTAATCACCAATTCCACCCCCGTGCCTTGGATCGCACCATAGCCCTGCATATCCGCATCGTTAATCACCCGCACCGGCACCCCCAAGCGTTCCTGGAGGATGTGTTGCAGATTCACCCCCAACCAGTCGGGATGCAGATTGGCGGCTGTGATGGTGACACCCTGGCAGACTACGCCCGGAAATCCTACCGATACCCGGTCATAGGTTTTGCCTTGAGCCAAAGCGCAGATAATCGCCAGCATAGGCTCCGGTTGAGCCGGGTGGGGGGTTGCCTGCCGTTCCCGGGGGGTTACTGTCTCTCCTGCCGCATTCAAGACTAGAGCTTTGATGCCACTGCCCCCAATGTCAATGGCGAGGGTATAGGGAGACATAAAACTTTCCTGTATTTGGATGAAATCATTATCCCTTGAATGGGGAGCTAATTTTAGCTTGATTTTTAACCGCTGGGATTTTTTGATAATTCAGAATCTAACTCAGAATATGCGGTTCCCCCATCCCTGATATGACAATCGCACTTAAATTAACTTGAATGATGAGTAGAAATTTGATACTTAGAATTTTTTTGTACTTAAAACACCAAGGGTCACAGGGCACCGCCCCATACTTGGTTCTGACCACTTTGTTATTCCCATATATTGTTAGATTATCAGAGATTTTTACGGAAAGAAATTTTGCTATTTTAGGTTGGTGGCGTGCCCCGCCGACGAAACCGTTTCATTTGCTCCGTGAGCATATCCAATTGCAAATCCCCCAACCCCCTGAGCATGGCTTCCGCCGAGGCAAACCGATCCTTAGGATAGGGTTCTAAAGCCTTGTCCAACGTCTCCACCAAACTACTGGGCAAATCGGGAAACTGATCCCGCCAGAGAATTTTGCCACTTTGGGGGTCGGAATTGAACTCCTGGGGTTCTTTGCCGCTCAAAAGATAGAGAGCCGTCATCGCCAAGCTATACAAATCACTGCTAAAAATCGGTCGCCCCATCCCTTGCTCCATCGGCATATACCCTAGGGAACCAATCACCATACTCGCCGCACTGGTGCCATGCCCCAAGACTTCTTTCACCGCCCCAAAATCAATTAAAACTGGCTTATTATCTGCCTTACGTAGCATGATATTCGGCGGTTTTATATCCCGGTGAATGATACCTTTTTTATGGATATATTGCAAAATTCCTAATACATCAATCAAAATCTGCACCACCTCCGAAGGGGGTAATATCCCTTCCCGTTGTACCTTCTGTTCTAAATTAATCCCCTCAATGAGTTCTTGCACTAGATAAAATTTATTCTCCTCGGTGAAATAAGCGTAGAGTTTGGGAATGAAATTCGTCCCATTGCTCAAATCCTCCAAAATAGCCGCTTCCCGTTCAAACCGGCGTTTTATTTGTTCATATACTTCGGGATTTTGGGTGGCGGGGCGCAACTGCTTGATCACACAGGGACGGCGGGAGGGGAGGAACGTATCCTCAGCCATGAACGTGATCCCAAATCCCCCTTTCCCCAAGGGAGCGGTCATCTGGTAGCGGTTGTTGAGTAATTTGCTCATGGGTTAAACACGGGGTTCCTGATTCAGTTTAACGGGATATGCAGGTCAAGCAAATAAAATCGTGGTATGTCCCGCCCGGGGTTTGACCGTGGTGGCTAGGGTGGGCAGGGTGGGCACCGTTGGTCGCAGGCTGTTGAGTTCCGCCAGGAGAATGGCACTGCTGTTGATCATCACCGCCAGCACCGGGTCAAGGGCGAAAAACACCCCCCCCAGCACAATACTCAGGTTGGGCACCACCACCAGCCCCAGGTTTTGATAAATCACCGTCATGGTTTCCCGGGCGATCTGAATGCCATAGACCAAACTCCGCAGGTCATCCTGGGTCAAGATCACATCCGCCGTATCGGTAGCCAGAGCAGTCCCCCCCTGGAGTGCGATAGAAACGCTGGCATAGGCCAAAACAGGGGCATCGTTGATCCCCTCCCCCACATAGGCCACCCGTTGCCCCTGGTGTTCAAATTGCTTGAGGACTTCCACCTTCTGGTCAGGCAACAGTTCCGCATACACCCGCTCCGGGGGAATCCCCAGGCGTTCGGCGGTGATCTGGGCGGCTGGGAGCAAATCCCCGGTTAACACATAGGCAGTCAGTCCCATGTCCTGCAAGGCTTGCACGGCCAATTCGGCTTCGGGACGCAGGGGATTGGTCAACGCCACCACCCCCAACAGCCGTTCCCCCCGAGCCACATAGACCCGAGAATAGCCCGCTTCCCGCAGGTGGGGGTACATCTGGTGGACTATTTCCGTATCAATTCCCTCCTCCCGCAACCACCGACCACTGCCAACCCGCACCACCGCCTCCCCCAAGGTCGCCCGCATCCCCTGCCCCGGCAACACCTCCACCGTGCCCACCGCCGCCGGTTCAATGCCAAAATCCTCCCCGTACTGCACAATCGCCAGGGAAGCCGGATGGAGCGAAGCCTTGCACAATGCGGTTGCCAACTCCAGCAGGGTAAACGTGTCGGTCTCCGGATCGATCAGGAACACATCAAACACCTGCGCCTGCCCCTGGGTGAGCGTACCGGTTTTGTCAAAGACGATGCCATCTACCTGCGCCAGCATTTCCAACGCCCGCCCGGAACGGATATACAAACCGTACTGCGCCGCCTGCCGTACCGCTGTCAAAATCGCCGTCGCCGAAGCCAACTTGACCCCCGTGCCGAAGTCCAACTGCAACAGTGCCAGGGCTTGGTGCCAGTTCCCCGTCAGGACAAACAATACCCCACTGAGAAAAAGAATCGGTGTAATCGTCCATTCCCCCACCCGCTCCGCATAGTCCGACACCCGCGAATCCGGTTCTGGAGCCGCCTGCAAAAGCTCCAAAGCCTGACCCATGCGCGTATCCTTGCCCGTTTCCTCCGCCCGCACCCACAATTGCCCCCGCACCACCAACCCCGACGCATACACCCGGGTTCCCGGTTGGCAGGGCTGTAAACGCACCTCCCCGCTGAGATTTTGGTTGTCCACCAAGCCTTCCCCCCGTACCACCGTGCCATCCACCGGAATCCGCTCCCCGTAGGTCAACACCACCACATCCCCCTGTTCCACCCTCACCAAGGGCACCAGCATCTCCTCCCCCTGGCGTTCCACCCGCACCTGTACTGATGACACATCCATCAACACCGCATGGCGGCGACTGGTTTGCCGTGCTGTCGCATCCCGTACCAGCTCCGTTGCCTCCCCAATCGTCAACTGCAAGGTAGGCGGCACATACTGCCCCTCCAAGGCATGGATCACCGTCCACAGACTATCCAAAACATCCAGGTTTAACTTACGCTCATGGCTCAGGGCGTGCCAACTGGAAATAAATACCGGTCTCGCCGCCCACAACACCACCCCCGC comes from Synechococcus sp. C9 and encodes:
- the sixA gene encoding phosphohistidine phosphatase SixA, which gives rise to MKLYLIRHGLAHDPQPEQPDSQRLLTKEGYKKTRLVAQRLVALGVQVQALLTSPYLRASQTAVICHEQGLGPTPVIHESLQPGGNWQDWLTWWQEWQTQGGGAVALVGHQPDLSHWAERLVWGAVREKLALKKAGVILVELPDQGDPVGAGQLLWLLPPRVLVD
- a CDS encoding cytochrome ubiquinol oxidase subunit I gives rise to the protein MLNVLSDTVTLSRLQFALTAIFHMLWPVLTTGMAIYLVIMEALWLKTRNITYYHHARFWTKLYVLNFGIGVASGLPMAFQFGLNWAPFSESVGDFLGTLLGFEGTMAFMLEASFLGIMVFGWERVPPLIHFISTILVAIGANLSTFWILTANSWLQTPAGGIFANGKFIVQDYFQAIANPFMLNSFLHMFLATLETALFVIGGISAWYLLKKRETEFFGRSFKVALVALIAVAPLQIFLGHLSAEQVYHYQPTKLAAMEALWETVPANTPADWSVLALPNNQLEKNTWELKVPGVLSYLLELKPTLDSPIQGLKEWAPNDRPKMVGMVYYSFRIMIAIGMFFAALMGITVFQWWRGKLTPEMIEQHKWLLLSWVFAGPLGYIAVECGWIVRCVGRQPWIVYGELRTVESASNLPPGVILFSLSGLMVMYAVFFVVTLYFGRKIIAKGPNLTLPAPRTVVQPTLVTEPAQHIPDQRPVEASQS
- a CDS encoding MliC family protein is translated as MKLLWLVMAVGVVGCTTVNNSANNNASEIEVDFTCTGGESLAVRFFPNQEKAMLIRNGETIELQQERAASGFRYSNSNKSTTISGKGKDLTVTIGRMTPLECQAKS
- the cydB gene encoding cytochrome d ubiquinol oxidase subunit II, giving the protein MQPLEPLQHFLPQVWFFILGLFLFLYVLLDGFDLGVGILSLTAGGEERRSILMTSLGNVWDANETWLVLMGGSLFGAFPLAYATILNALYLPLVLMVVGLILRAVSFEFRENAENKTIWNLTFGAGSFLAALGQGFALGTVFEGIKVDELGHFAGGIWDWLTWHSVVVALTLIQGYVLIGSTYLILKTTGELQKTHYRTATIATWTTLAGAVFITVTTPILWDHARDLLFSPPLVYVFAAIPVLGLTLIVALLRSLKLRQENAPIIYTFLIFSLSFIGLGFLIFPNIIPPSVTIYQAAAAPSSLVFMLTFVGFLIPIVLGYNIYNYIVFRGKIVAYGE
- a CDS encoding competence/damage-inducible protein A, whose translation is MTAEIIAIGTELLLGEITNTNAQFLAQELAILGISHHFQTVVGDNIERIHQVLDQATRRSQLILCTGGLGPTPDDLTTEAIARYFQTPLVEHPEIFADIQAKYAHRGLPTPENNRKQALLPQGATVLPNPRGTAPGMIWSPRPNLTFLTFPGVPSELQAMWRETAVPYLRAQGWVTGVIVSRNLRFWGISEAALAQKVQEFFALTNPTVAPYAGKGETRLRVTARATDREAALALIAPVEAQLRARTGADCYGADEDSLARVVGQGLQRRGETLGVAESCTGGLLGAMITAVPGSSRYFQGGVVSYANAVKEKLLGVPGELLASQGAVSAAVAQAMAVGVRERLGSTWGVSITGIAGPGGGSEAKPVGLVYVGLAGAEGTVTAWEHRFSPERGREWIRHLSACQALDHLRRRLLDAG
- a CDS encoding cobyrinate a,c-diamide synthase, which translates into the protein MGLILAGERSGAGKTTITLALLATLVDWGERVQSFKVGPDYLDPQWHRWVTGRPCPNLDTVLTSPAYVRDCYAYYTHGMAYALVEGVMGLFDGPNSTAEVAKLLGLPVVLVVDCGRLAGSVAALVHGYARFDPQVRVVGVILNRVAGDRHSELLRAALAGLDIPVVGECRRQAELHYPERHLGLIPPAERGDLHPWRQGLTTLGQSSFAWDVLRPLLQVQSQGQPVPPWLPLRVPQPLTIAVAWDEAFCFYYDDHLALLRCAGVELYFWSPLRDGPLPPEVGGVILGGGYPELWAAHLSERQEILQNVRQRISRGLPVYAECGGLMVLGETLITADGTPWPLVGALPLVTRMTQRLTLGYRQVVATQDTCFVQKGHTLTGHEFHYSQVVGGEPQPLYAQAQVHGSYIHCHWGGHPTQVQRFLASVQQAAAQVV